A stretch of Oreochromis aureus strain Israel breed Guangdong linkage group 11, ZZ_aureus, whole genome shotgun sequence DNA encodes these proteins:
- the popdc3 gene encoding popeye domain-containing protein 3, whose translation MEPPDFETMNFTVAPEVPAYPVCKDWKEGAEGSVFHLANIFLFLGFMGGSGFYGLFYLFTFLTLGFFCSTLWSWSDSCTTDSFLWSFVIFAVCLVQVLHMSYRLRSFSFDKDFQELYSCMFKRLGVSLSHFGKIVACCDGEVQTLEKDRCFAVEGKTAIDKLSVLLSGRIRVTVNGEFLHYIYPFQFLDSPEWDSLQPSEEGVFQVTLRADKPCRYVAWRRKKLYLLFAKHRYIAKIFALVVRNDIAEKLYSLSDKTFDRYGHRYDLRLPCYPHMPGTEIERADDHLQVPVQSRGSP comes from the exons ATGGAGCCGCCCGACTTCGAAACCATGAATTTCACGGTGGCGCCGGAGGTGCCTGCCTACCCGGTGTGCAAAGATTGGAAAGAGGGTGCGGAAGGATCGGTGTTCCATCTCGCCAACATCTTTCTGTTCCTTGGGTTCATGGGGGGCAGTGGCTTTTACGGACTCTTCTACCTGTTCACCTTTCTCACTCTGGGCTTCTTCTGCTCCACTCTCTGGTCGTGGTCGGACTCCTGCACCACGGACTCTTTTCTGTGGAGTTTCGTGATCTTCGCGGTGTGTCTGGTACAAGTCCTGCATATGTCATACAGGCTGAGGAGCTTTTCGTTTGACAAGGACTTCCAGGAGCTGTATAGCTGCATGTTTAAAAGACTCGGAGTATCATTGTCCCATTTTGGGAAGATAGTGGCCTGCTGTGACGGGGAAGTGCAAACTTTAGAGAAGGACCGCTGCTTCGCCGTAGAAGGAAAAACCGCTATTGACAAGCTGTCAGTGCTGCTCTCCGGAAG AATCCGTGTGACAGTTAATGGAGAGTTTCTGCATTACATCTACCCTTTCCAGTTTCTGGATTCACCAGAATGGGACTCTCTGCAACCATCGGAGGAGGGCGTATTCCAG GTGACGCTGCGTGCTGATAAGCCCTGCCGGTATGTGGCATGGAGGAGGAAAAAGCTCTACCTGCTCTTTGCTAAGCATCGCTACATAGCCAAGATCTTTGCCCTGGTTGTACGCAATGACATAGCAGAAAAGCTGTATTCACTCAGTGACAAGACTTTTGACAGATACGGACACCGCTACGATCTCCGCTTACCATGTTACCCTCACATGCCGGGGACAGAAATAGAAAGGGCTGATGACCATCTGCAAGTGCCGGTGCAGAGCAGGGGGTCGCCATAA
- the bves gene encoding blood vessel epicardial substance yields MSSTPDVPTLLLTTLSSFPSSIPAVTSTDLNATSCQEWERTHHLLFHVGNLSLLLGLAIPTTLALHMIMLRLLLTAGCGLFIAWATLFRCNMDLMVWNVVFLVINFVHLFYLLYKRRPIKIDRELRSVYKRMFEPLHVQQALFQRLTGQFCTIQTLKKGQAYAAEDKTSVDERLSILLRGKMKVSYRGHFLHNIYTNSFIDSPEFRSTEMHRGEKFQVTIMAEENCKFLCWSRERLTYFLESDTFLNEVFRFLIGKDITNKLYSLNDPTLSDKAVKKMDRQPSLCSQLSMTQMRNSMASTSDTDDVLNQILRGGSAGSSLQISPGTKASSKMKPIEEGMEDDVFEESASSDHMPNTSTENV; encoded by the exons ATGTCCTCCACCCCAGATGTGCCCACCCTCCTGCTCACCACACTGTCCTCCTTCCCTTCTTCCATCCCGGCCGTCACGTCTACAGATTTAAATGCCACCTCGTGCCAGGAGTGGGAGCGGACCCACCACCTGCTATTCCATGTGGGAAACTTGTCCTTGCTGTTGGGCCTGGCCATCCCGACTACCTTGGCTCTGCACATGATCATGCTGCGTCTCCTCCTGACAGCAG GATGTGGTTTATTCATCGCGTGGGCCACGCTGTTCAGGTGCAACATGGATCTAATGGTTTGGAACGTGGTCTTCCTGGTGATCAACTTCGTACACCTTTTCTACCTTTTGTATAAACGCAGGCCG ATTAAGATTGACAGGGAGTTGCGGTCAGTCTACAAGAGGATGTTTGAGCCTCTGCATGTGCAGCAGGCTTTGTTCCAGCGACTCACGGGACAGTTCTGCACCATTCAGACGCTGAAGAAAGGCCAGGCCTACGCTGCTGAGGACAAGACGTCTGTAGACGAACGCCTCAGCATTCTGCTCAGAGGAAA GATGAAAGTTTCATACCGAGGCCATTTTCTCCACAACATCTACACCAACTCATTCATTGACTCTCCAGAGTTCAGGTCCACTGAGATGCACCGAGGAGAGAAGTTTCAG GTGACCATCATGGCAGAAGAGAACTGTAAGTTCCTGTGTTGGTCTCGAGAGAGACTTACCTATTTCCTGGAGTCAGACACTTTCCTTAATGAGGTTTTCAGGTTCCTCATCGGCAAAGATATCACCAACAAACTGTACTCTCTGAATGATCCCACACTCAGTGACAAG GCTGTGAAGAAAATGGACCGACAGCCTAGCCTGTGCTCCCAGTTGTCTATGACGCAGATGAGAAACAGCATGGCGAGCACCAGCGACACCGATGATGTTCTCAACCAGATCCTACGAGGTGGATCTGCTGGATCATCACTCC agATTTCACCCGGCACCAAAGCCTCCTCAAAAATGAAGCCTATAGAAGAAGGCATGGAGGATGATGTGTTTGAAGAATCTGCTTCGTCTGACCACATGCCCAACACTTCCACTGAGAATGTGTAG